The Kitasatospora viridis DNA window CGATGCGGGCGACCGTGACGGCCGCGCGCGACACCGGGAGCAACCTCGCCTTCCTGGGCGCGAACGCCGTCTACCGCCGGATCCGCTTCGAGTCGGCGGACCGGGTGGAGGTCAACTACAAGGTGCCGCAGGAGGATCCGCTCTACGGAAAGGACGACGCGGCCGTCACCGGGGACTGGCCGAGCCCGCCCGACGCCGACCCGCAGAGCTCGCTCACCGGCCAGGCCTACTCCTGCGACAGCCGCACCAACTCGGCGCTGGTGGTGGACGGTTCGACGAACTGGCTGTGGGCCGGCACCGGCCTGCGGGACGGGCGGCAACTGGCCGGCCTGGTCGGCCCGGAGTCGGACCGGCTCGACGACTCCGGGCACGCCCCGCAGGTGACCGTGCTCGGCCACGCCGACGTCGCCTGCGCCGCCGGCCCGGCCCGGACGGCGAACGCGACCGTCTACACGGCCGCCGGCGGGGCGACCGTCTTCGACGCCGGGACGGAGAACTGGATCTGCGCGCTGCGCACGGACGACTGCCCGGGCGTGCCGGGCGAGGTGCGGCAGGCCGTCCGGGTGGCGACCGGGAACCTGTTCAAGGTCCTCCGGCACCGGTAGCAGTGGCTCAGCCCTTGGCGCACTCCGGGTGGCCCCAGCCGGAGCCGACCTTGGTGATCGTCTCGCCCTTCGGGTAGGCGCGACCGCACGGGCAGGTGCCGGCGAAGCGGGCGGCCAGGGTGCGCGAGGAGCCGCCGGCCGGCTTGGTCGCGGTACGGGCCGGGCGGCGGGCCTTCGCCGGGGCGGCCGCGGCGCTCTGCGGGTCCGGCTCGGGCAGGTCGGCGGCCGTGCCGGCGGCGCCCTGCTGGGTGCGCGCGGCGTCGCTGGCGGCCTTGTCGGCGATCGCGTTCAGCGGGTCGCCGTCCACCTGGTGGGCCGGCACGTAGACGAAGGTGACGTCCCGGCCGTCCAGCAGCGCGTCGATCCGCTGGATCAGCTCCTGGTTGGCGACCGGCTTGCCCGCGGCCGT harbors:
- a CDS encoding ribonuclease H family protein, which translates into the protein MVDRVIAACDGAAKGNPGPAGWAYVVADGAAVPQRWESGALGHSTNNIGELTALQQLLTATDPGVPLEVRLDSTYTRDAVTKWLAGWKRNGWKTAAGKPVANQELIQRIDALLDGRDVTFVYVPAHQVDGDPLNAIADKAASDAARTQQGAAGTAADLPEPDPQSAAAAPAKARRPARTATKPAGGSSRTLAARFAGTCPCGRAYPKGETITKVGSGWGHPECAKG